One Betta splendens chromosome 5, fBetSpl5.4, whole genome shotgun sequence genomic window, AACATCAAAGGGATTCATTAGCTGTGTCTTCTGAGACGGTTTCATAAAAGGAATATGCAATCACAGTAACGCTGTTTACTCTTAGTTGTTATGTGCAATGAAGATGATCATTAACTTTAAGTGGCTGTTTTCAGAAAGATTAAAAGACTAATTGCAGCATGCACAGATGATTAGAGCCGACATGATTAGGTTCAGTGACCTCACCGTCGTCTCTGTGGGTCAGGTTAACCTACTGTGGGGAACAACTACCCTTCATTTGTTCAACCTTTTTGATCTTTGCTAATCTTCACTAACTAAACAACTGGGAGCAAAGATTGTTTGTGCCTAAAACACATCATTTCAAACTTGCAGACAAACGCAGAGCGAGCGGAATTGTTTTACAGACGTAATCAAATATGTCATATGAAATATATGGAAACAGACCTATATAAACTTATAGCAGCTACTGCACATGGtcaacaaatatttatattagttTTCCCATGAATATCCAATAAATGCTGTGTGAGTGTCTAAATTAGGACACATTGTTACTGGCTATTTtggttaattaattaaattcagGTCTGGTTTTTATAATGTGAGGGACAGTTTTCTTTCTatctgtgataataataaatacatttatttatacatttatgaCATTTTCTAGTGTGAGGAGAAGGAAGTTATCATTCATATCTGTCAAACGTTGAACAACGTTCAACAAACTAGAACAAACGTGCCTTTAGAGAAAAGCACTAAAGGTCATTGTTGGTACCGATGCTCTGATCCCCATGGAACTGCTCTTTGACTGAAGCAAACATGGCTCCACAAGGAATAAGCTACAGGCCTTCAGGTGCTTCGAATGGTTGCAAGATTTTAATGATATTTGAATTTGTAAACAACAAAACTCACTGTGGCCATGAGAGCAAACTGTTCATTGGTGTAATTATTGTGGTCAATTTAAAGATGCTGTTGTCACAGGTCAACAAGCAAAAGTTTAGTTCAATGTTTAGAGCTGATCCCACATGCGACCCTGGTTTTCACCCTCCTCCTGAAGGCCTGACTAAgctgccacagacagacaggacctgTGCACCTTTTCCTTAAGCCCAGTGTCTGTTCCAGAGGCACTGATGAAGGCAAAGCGAGGTGTTCTAACACAAACGTGAAGCCTGGCATCGTGCTGGAACTCTTCATGGATTCTCCAGAGCGCTTTCATATCCAAACTGGACTCTCTACATATGAGTCTGGACTGTGTTTCCAGGCTTTTTGCCAAAGACTGTCACTCAGAAATTAAGGTTCCTCCTTTTATTTTGTGCTGTAATACAAAGATTTatcataaaaatacaaaaaggtaaaaaatatacatGTATTCAAATACAAAGGGGAGTAACTTTGTGGTGGTCATACAAAGGTTTTATACAAAGCTTAGAGTTGGACAGTTGTCATGATCACATTCATTTACAGACTCTGTGATGAACCCACAAAGGGTTTCATCCGCCATTGAAGCAGAGAGACCGTGAGCTGGAACATTCGGAAGGTGAACAATATGAAAAGAGGATGAAGGCAAAATGTACAAAGTGCACAGAGTTGAACTTGTTCTATTTAGGCCCATATGCATTAAGATTAGAATACTTCTGTTATAGTGGATCAACAGACCAGAAGATACTTCCCTTTTAAAAACCAAACCTAGGTCACATGTAAAAAGCCTCCGTCTAGTTTCTACAGGAAAGCAGTTTGGTCCAATGGTTTGAACCATTGTGAGTGGTAACAACACTTCATCCTTCCACAACTGGACTTTACTTTCTATTCTACTGTTGGTAAAAAAACAGCTATAAATACATCATATTTAAAGTAGTTCAAGTATAAATAGGGCCCAAGGTGAACTGAGAGAGTACGTTTCACCCAGAAGAAGTTTAACCCACACGATCAGCGCGTGTCGGTCTCTTGAACGTCTCCGTCCTCTCATAAAAACTATGTTAGCACATTTACGCCGTTGTTCTCACTGAAACtaacatgtacatgtatataacatttatatgttttatgCTTCCTAGGGACAGTGAAAATTGATAATATGGTAAAATGTCTCTTCTTCACGAGTTCTGTACTTTACAGTGAAGGACAGGAACTGAAGTGATGAAGACGTCGCCTTTTGGAAAAGCGCTTCGTACGTGTGGGAGTTCTTCTGCCGTCGTCCTCCTCATTCAGACTCTCGTCCTCTTTGCTTCCTCTTCAGCCTGTTGGGGTCACTTCCTGGAGAGAAGCTGGTTCTCAAGTTGCTCCAGTCGAGTGGTCATCGCAGCCAGTTAACATTTCATTAAGGAATATTAAAGACACACTGTAACAACATGTAAATGAATCTAATCTGATGTGGATCAGGTGCTGTTTCAGGATTGTATTTAGTTGAATTCACGTTTAGAATAATGTTATTAAAACTACTGGTGGAAACAGGGATGAGGCCTGCttttgatttttgattttttggTCTATTTATGTGTTACAGATGTTTAAGGGTTATTCTTCAGTTTTGAAGTTTCATTAATAATTTTTATTGCATCACTGGATTTGTCAGATTCcccaggtttgtttttttctttgtttgtgattGAGTTGCTACCAATCATAATTAAATAGGAAATGCTTCAccaacatatatatatatatatatcaataaattGTTGAATTGATGTCAAAATGTATTTGGCCTTTCCATTTTTGATAAAATATTAGTCTGTTTTTGGAAGAAAACAACAGAATGCAGGTATAAAGACGTCTTCTGCAAACAGCCCACTGATTATGGATAATTGTGCTGGTGCTGCATTAAAGGATATGTTTCTGCGTGAACTGCGCCAGGCTGCTCATTGTGGCCTGCTGGAACTCCACCAGACTGTCACAGGCACACGGGTCCTTCACCTCGATCTCCCCCTGACTCTCCTCTGAGGAACAGAACTGAGCTGAACCTCACGAGGAGGAAGTCTGTACGGTAACATTTCAATCGACTGCACGCTGAATCTGTGGGAACCCTGTGTTCTACGAGGCACGTTTTGGTTCTTGTCAGTAGGTGGAGCCAAACTCAAGATGTGAGAGACAGACTGGTGAAGCTTCATCTAAAAGCACAGCTTTCTGAACCTGTGCTTTGCTGCCGTTAGTACTTTGTTGTTGTCTGGATCTTAGCCTCAGTTCCAGTGAGTTTCCACATCTTAATGTTAACCTACAGGTTCAATGGCGTCGTACCTGGGCAGACATTGAGTTTGAGGTTCTCTGCGATGGTGCTGATGGCGGTGAAGTCTGCGGTGTAATAGAAATGTTTGTCCACGGGCTCCGACGCGATCTCGCGGAGCTCGTCCTCCACTGCCTTCCCCACGCCCACAGCATACATGGTGACGCCTGTAACACCACACAAGCCCTCAGTCACGTCTGCGGCCCGGTTCCGGCCCGGCGCAGGCTCGACCCGCGTTCAGTACCAGCCTCCTTGGCCTTCTTGGCGAACTCGCTGATGTCGTCCTGGGAGCGTCCGTCGGTGAAGACCAGTCCGATCCGGGGGACGTTGGGACGAGCGCCCTCGGCTGCGGAGAAACTGTTTTCCAGCATGTGTTTCAGGGCCAGACCCGTCATCGTACCTTTCTCCATGTAGTCGacctaaacaaacacaagcgCCCGGTTCTGCAGCTGAAACCCGTCCACTTTGTTCAGCTCATTTAGTGGAGCGGAGATGAATGGAAACTCAAAGCTGCCGGCTTTACCTTCAGGACGGCAGCTTTGATCTCCTCGGCTGTGTGGTACATGTTGAGTGGGAACTCTGTCCGGACCCGGCTGGAGTACTGAACCAGGCCGACTCTGGTACCGCGAGCGGACACGTCCAGAGAGTCAATGACCTGGAGcacaggaggaggggagcaggtAAACGAATCCCGTCCATGTCAATATGTTATCAGCTTTATTAACAAACTTCCAGCATCCTTCACCTGGTTCACAAACTTTTTCACCAGCTCAAAGTTTTGGGGTCGGACGCTCTTGGAGCCGTCGATCAGAAACACCAGGTCGATGTTGGCAGATTtacaggctggaggagagagagaggctcaaAGGGTGAACAGACTCAGGATCCTCCAGAAAAGCAGGAACAAATGGTCACCGGTTCTGCTTTGAAGGTGCTTTTCTACCTGGTGGTGCTCAAACACtgcattcacccattcacacacgCAAACGCTCACACATTCACCCTGGGGCCTCTCGGCTTCGCTTCGGCTCCTAACATCTCCAGCCCTTGAGCCGCGCGGCCCTCGGTCCCCAGTAAAAGGCAGTGGCGTGAACTGGTTTGACCCTGAGAGCACTTACTGCCACAGCTCCGGCCGTCGTCCTGCAGAAGCTGTCCTTCAGGACAGACGCAGTGGAAGGAGCCCggggtgctcacacactggtgctcgcAGCCGTGCTGCACGGTGTTACACACGTCCATGTCTGCAAAGACGCGGCTCAGGTCACGCCTGGTGCCAGTTGTTCATGCATTCACTGCTGCTGGTGCATCACTCACCTGTGCAGGTCTTCTTGTCCTGGTTGAGTTTGAAGCCTTTGTTGCAGTCGCAGGTGAAGACGCCCGGAGCGCTGACGCAGATCTGCTCACAGTCGTGCTTTCCTTCAGCGCAGAGGTCAACGGCTAAAATCACAGACAAGTCACTTCTGTAGTTAAATGTAGCCGACCTGCTTTGATCTTTCATGGTGCTCGTACCTACGAGAGGAAAATAACTAAAACCATACATTAAAAATCATACAACAATAGTTGCCTTCTGCTGAACAGTGTCAGGCTGCATTTGTTCAGTCACTAGAAGAAATAGGTTGATTCACAGCTAAATGTGAGCTGAGCCCCTGTGGAAtcagttgtgtgtttgattAACGTGTGCAGGTCTTCTCGTCCTCGTTCAGTGTGTGTCCGTCACGGCAGTCGCAGGTGAAAGCGCCCGGAGCGCTGACGCAGATCTGCTCACAGTCATGTTTCCCCTCAGCGCACAGGTCAATggctaaacaacacacacacacacacacacacacacacacacacacacacacacacacacacacacacacacacaaacacatacagacacacacaggaacacacacacacacaaacacatacagacacacacacatgcacacagacacacacgcacacacacacatacacaggaacacatacacacacacacacacacacacacgcacgcacacacacacacacacacacgcacacacacacacacacacacgcacacacacacacacacacacacacacaaacacatacagacacaaacacatacagacacacatgcacacacatgcacacacacaaacacatacagacacacacacatgaacacagacacgcacgcacacacacacacacacacacacacacacacacacacacagaaacgcacacacacacaaacacacaaaaacacatacagacacacatgcacacacatgcacacacacaaacacatacagacacacacacacacatacagacacacacacatgaacacagacacgcacgcacacacacacacacgcacacacacacacacacagacacacacacacacacacacacaaacacatacagacacacacacatgaacacagacacgcacgcacacacacacacacacacacacacacacacacacacacacacatacacacacgcacagttgttgctggtgctggtgagAATTTTTATgacagagtgtgtgttgtgttgtgtgttgtggtgcgtgttgtgtgttgtggtgcgtgttgtgtgttgtggtgcgtgttgtgtgttgtggtgcGTGTTCTCCTCAGCGTGTGCAGGTTGTGGCCGCGGTGTTCAGGCCTCTGCTCTCCTGCGTTGCAGGTTTTGACTGTATTATGACAATCGTTGCAGCAGTGATAATCAGACTGAATGATGCTCTGATGATGCTATAATAACAAAAGCTTGTGGTGCAAGTGAAGCAACGTGTGGCTCTAACGAGAAATGGGAAGAATGGTTCAGATGCAGATGCTCAGATGAAATGAGGGGCTGCGGCTGCGTGACCTCGTGCCGTGTCTGAAGCTCCTACCTCGGCAGCTGCTGCcgtcctccagcagcctgtACCCGTCGCTGCAGCGGCAGTGGTACCCGCTgagcacgctcacacacacgtgctcaCAGCTGTGGTTCCCAAAGGAGCAGTGGTCGATCACTgagggagcagagcagcgaaACGGGTCAGAACATGTGCAAACGCACAGCgagcgccacagcagcagcttgtgaaggCATGAACCCAGTTCAATGTGGAGCAATGTGGAATCAAGCCAATCAGTGACGTGACAGTGGAAGATGATTTAAATTATGATCTACAGCATAAAATCATGCTCTCCTAATACTGTGTCACTACAGTCATCACACGATGACACGATGCAGTGGCAGCGTGTGCGTCCCAACATGCGTGTTTACAGCAGGCGTGAGGTAAAACTAACTTGAGCAGGTCTTTTTGTCCTCGTTCAGTTCGTAGCCTTTGTTGCAGTCGCAGCTGAAGGAACCAGGGGAGCTGACGCAGATTTGTTCACAGTCGTGTTTTCCCTCAGCGCACAGATCGATGGCTGAAACACACAGCGAGACTCACTCGTCTGCACGTGGAACAAAACCAGTAACATAAAAACGCCCCACAGCCTCTAACAAAGCTGGCACCTTCATAtcctgaataataataataatgggaaTGGGATGATCTGGGAAT contains:
- the matn4 gene encoding matrilin-4 isoform X3; amino-acid sequence: MTVVRTSVKVRPSPTSSQVFIRMKMSALRALCGVMLLSLAVPTSARPKAGPDQKCKSGPVDLVFLIDSSRSVRPHEFETMRKFMIDILNTLDIGPDATRVGVVQYSSQVRTEFSLKEHSDVDSMVKGINLIVPLAQGTMTGLAIKYMMNVAFSPEEGDRPKVANVAVIVTDGRPQDRVAEVAAEARDKGVEIYAVGVARADMASLRAMASPPFEDHVFLVESFDLIHQFGLQFQDKLCGVDLCLESDHGCEQVCESSPGSFHCLCLPGYTLNPDGKTCAAIDLCAEGKHDCEQICVSSPGSFSCDCNKGYELNEDKKTCSMIDHCSFGNHSCEHVCVSVLSGYHCRCSDGYRLLEDGSSCRAVDLCAEGKHDCEQICVSAPGVFTCDCNKGFKLNQDKKTCTDMDVCNTVQHGCEHQCVSTPGSFHCVCPEGQLLQDDGRSCGTCKSANIDLVFLIDGSKSVRPQNFELVKKFVNQVIDSLDVSARGTRVGLVQYSSRVRTEFPLNMYHTAEEIKAAVLKVDYMEKGTMTGLALKHMLENSFSAAEGARPNVPRIGLVFTDGRSQDDISEFAKKAKEAGVTMYAVGVGKAVEDELREIASEPVDKHFYYTADFTAISTIAENLKLNVCPEESQGEIEVKDPCACDSLVEFQQATMSSLAQFTQKLAAMTTRLEQLENQLLSRK
- the matn4 gene encoding matrilin-4 isoform X1, coding for MTVVRTSVKVRPSPTSSQVFIRMKMSALRALCGVMLLSLAVPTSARPKAGPDQKCKSGPVDLVFLIDSSRSVRPHEFETMRKFMIDILNTLDIGPDATRVGVVQYSSQVRTEFSLKEHSDVDSMVKGINLIVPLAQGTMTGLAIKYMMNVAFSPEEGDRPKVANVAVIVTDGRPQDRVAEVAAEARDKGVEIYAVGVARADMASLRAMASPPFEDHVFLVESFDLIHQFGLQFQDKLCGVDLCLESDHGCEQVCESSPGSFHCLCLPGYTLNPDGKTCAAIDLCAEGKHDCEQICVSSPGSFSCDCNKGYELNEDKKTCSMIDHCSFGNHSCEHVCVSVLSGYHCRCSDGYRLLEDGSSCRAIDLCAEGKHDCEQICVSAPGAFTCDCRDGHTLNEDEKTCTPVDLCAEGKHDCEQICVSAPGVFTCDCNKGFKLNQDKKTCTDMDVCNTVQHGCEHQCVSTPGSFHCVCPEGQLLQDDGRSCGTCKSANIDLVFLIDGSKSVRPQNFELVKKFVNQVIDSLDVSARGTRVGLVQYSSRVRTEFPLNMYHTAEEIKAAVLKVDYMEKGTMTGLALKHMLENSFSAAEGARPNVPRIGLVFTDGRSQDDISEFAKKAKEAGVTMYAVGVGKAVEDELREIASEPVDKHFYYTADFTAISTIAENLKLNVCPEESQGEIEVKDPCACDSLVEFQQATMSSLAQFTQKLAAMTTRLEQLENQLLSRK
- the matn4 gene encoding matrilin-4 isoform X2, giving the protein MKMSALRALCGVMLLSLAVPTSARPKAGPDQKCKSGPVDLVFLIDSSRSVRPHEFETMRKFMIDILNTLDIGPDATRVGVVQYSSQVRTEFSLKEHSDVDSMVKGINLIVPLAQGTMTGLAIKYMMNVAFSPEEGDRPKVANVAVIVTDGRPQDRVAEVAAEARDKGVEIYAVGVARADMASLRAMASPPFEDHVFLVESFDLIHQFGLQFQDKLCGVDLCLESDHGCEQVCESSPGSFHCLCLPGYTLNPDGKTCAAIDLCAEGKHDCEQICVSSPGSFSCDCNKGYELNEDKKTCSMIDHCSFGNHSCEHVCVSVLSGYHCRCSDGYRLLEDGSSCRAIDLCAEGKHDCEQICVSAPGAFTCDCRDGHTLNEDEKTCTPVDLCAEGKHDCEQICVSAPGVFTCDCNKGFKLNQDKKTCTDMDVCNTVQHGCEHQCVSTPGSFHCVCPEGQLLQDDGRSCGTCKSANIDLVFLIDGSKSVRPQNFELVKKFVNQVIDSLDVSARGTRVGLVQYSSRVRTEFPLNMYHTAEEIKAAVLKVDYMEKGTMTGLALKHMLENSFSAAEGARPNVPRIGLVFTDGRSQDDISEFAKKAKEAGVTMYAVGVGKAVEDELREIASEPVDKHFYYTADFTAISTIAENLKLNVCPEESQGEIEVKDPCACDSLVEFQQATMSSLAQFTQKLAAMTTRLEQLENQLLSRK